The Fortiea contorta PCC 7126 genome has a segment encoding these proteins:
- the ispE gene encoding 4-(cytidine 5'-diphospho)-2-C-methyl-D-erythritol kinase, which produces MPAYTLIAPAKINLYLEIIGDRPDGFHELAMILQSIELADHIDIRSASTESISVYCDHPQVPTDKSNLAYRAAALMAAEFPQAFSKYGGVDITIKKNIPVAAGLAGGSTNAAAVLVGIDLLWQLGLTQSELAQLGATLGSDIPFCVAGGTVIATGRGEQLSPLPSLDTIYIVLGKYRSLEVSTAWAYKTYRQQFSDTYIRDTQDLLARANAVHSGAIVKAILNQDALEIAHQLHNDLERVVLPEYPQVMEQRAIFAQQAGVLGTMMSGSGPTVFALLPTLQQAEAAKQQIRKAIPNEDLELLVTRTITHGIRVTS; this is translated from the coding sequence ATGCCTGCTTACACTCTTATCGCCCCTGCCAAAATTAACTTATATTTAGAAATCATCGGCGATCGCCCTGATGGTTTTCATGAGTTAGCAATGATACTTCAAAGTATTGAGCTAGCTGACCACATCGACATCCGCTCTGCTTCTACAGAAAGCATTAGCGTTTATTGCGACCACCCACAAGTACCTACAGACAAGAGTAATTTAGCATACCGCGCTGCTGCTCTCATGGCAGCAGAATTCCCCCAAGCCTTCAGCAAATATGGTGGTGTCGATATCACCATCAAGAAAAACATTCCCGTAGCTGCTGGGCTAGCTGGAGGTTCGACAAATGCAGCCGCAGTGTTGGTGGGGATAGATTTATTATGGCAGTTGGGATTAACTCAGTCAGAATTGGCTCAATTGGGAGCGACTCTCGGCTCAGATATTCCCTTTTGTGTGGCGGGTGGAACGGTTATCGCTACAGGTAGAGGTGAGCAACTGTCGCCTTTACCAAGTTTAGACACTATATATATAGTCTTAGGCAAATACCGCAGCTTGGAAGTTTCCACCGCTTGGGCATATAAAACCTATCGACAGCAGTTTAGTGATACTTATATTAGAGATACCCAAGATTTGCTAGCTCGCGCCAATGCAGTTCATTCGGGAGCTATTGTCAAAGCTATCCTCAATCAAGATGCTTTAGAAATCGCCCATCAACTCCACAATGATTTAGAGCGGGTGGTTTTACCAGAGTATCCCCAAGTTATGGAACAGCGAGCAATATTTGCTCAACAAGCAGGTGTCTTAGGGACAATGATGTCCGGTTCTGGCCCTACAGTATTCGCACTTTTACCAACTTTGCAGCAAGCTGAAGCAGCGAAACAGCAGATCAGAAAAGCAATTCCCAACGAAGATTTAGAATTGTTAGTGACGCGGACAATTACACATGGGATTCGGGTAACATCTTGA
- the rsmA gene encoding 16S rRNA (adenine(1518)-N(6)/adenine(1519)-N(6))-dimethyltransferase RsmA — protein sequence MIRPRKIFAQHWLKSEKALDAIVKAADCSLSDRILEIGPGTGILTRRLLPLVSSLVAVEIDRDLCAMLAKQLGKRENFLLLQGDFLTLDLPSHLTAFPQFQRANKVVANIPYNITGPIIEKLLGTIANPHPEPFDAIVLLVQKEVAERLYAKPGSKTFGALSVRVQYLADCELICPVPAAAFHPAPKVDSAVVRLRPRPIETNVLDPRRLESLVKLGFGAKRKMLRNNLQPVIDRDRLTDLLAQLNINPQVRAEDLSVQQWVTLANVLAVGNDN from the coding sequence ATGATTCGACCGCGCAAAATTTTTGCCCAACATTGGCTCAAAAGCGAAAAGGCTTTAGATGCTATAGTCAAGGCGGCGGATTGTAGTTTGAGCGATCGCATTCTCGAAATCGGCCCGGGAACTGGTATCCTCACCCGTCGGCTATTACCTTTGGTTTCATCTCTAGTTGCGGTGGAAATAGACCGCGATTTATGTGCAATGTTAGCCAAGCAACTGGGTAAAAGGGAAAACTTTTTGCTGTTACAAGGGGATTTTCTCACATTAGATTTACCATCACATTTAACGGCTTTTCCTCAGTTCCAAAGGGCAAATAAAGTTGTCGCTAATATTCCCTACAATATCACTGGCCCCATCATAGAAAAACTCTTGGGTACGATCGCCAATCCTCACCCAGAACCTTTTGATGCGATTGTGCTGTTGGTGCAAAAAGAAGTAGCAGAAAGATTGTATGCTAAACCAGGGTCGAAAACTTTCGGCGCTTTGAGTGTACGTGTGCAGTATTTGGCAGATTGTGAGTTGATTTGTCCAGTTCCCGCAGCCGCATTCCACCCAGCACCAAAAGTCGATTCTGCAGTTGTGCGCTTGCGTCCTCGACCAATAGAAACCAATGTACTCGACCCCCGGAGGTTAGAAAGCTTAGTCAAATTGGGATTTGGCGCTAAACGCAAAATGTTACGCAATAATTTACAACCAGTAATTGACCGCGATCGCTTGACTGATTTACTCGCACAATTAAATATTAACCCCCAAGTCCGCGCCGAAGACCTCAGCGTCCAGCAATGGGTTACTCTAGCTAATGTCTTGGCAGTGGGAAATGACAATTAA
- a CDS encoding cobalt-precorrin-6A reductase yields the protein MRVLILGGTGDAAELAARVAAIPGVEGITSLAGRTREPSIPSGNFRIGGFGGVSGLASYLGQMQIDLLIDATHPFATQISENAAEATAEIGLPRLMLIRRPWEQVKGDRWLEVENTEAAAAVLSPSAHRVFLTVGRQELSSFAHLQDIWFLMRVVDPPHPDAVMPPGLILCDRGPFALNQEREILKYHKIDTIVSKNSGGDATYAKIIAARELGLQVVMINRPPKPPGEQVTDVEGALGWLLAKLGKQLETKGIGDRG from the coding sequence ATGCGGGTTTTAATATTGGGTGGTACAGGGGATGCTGCGGAGTTAGCTGCTAGGGTCGCAGCGATTCCAGGGGTCGAGGGAATCACATCTTTAGCAGGTCGGACACGAGAGCCATCAATCCCCTCAGGTAATTTCCGCATTGGTGGCTTTGGTGGTGTGTCAGGACTAGCTAGCTATCTGGGTCAGATGCAAATTGATTTGCTGATTGATGCTACCCATCCCTTTGCTACCCAAATTTCTGAAAATGCGGCTGAAGCGACGGCTGAGATTGGTTTACCTCGGTTGATGTTAATTCGTCGTCCTTGGGAACAGGTGAAGGGCGATCGCTGGTTGGAAGTCGAGAACACAGAAGCTGCTGCTGCGGTGCTATCACCATCAGCGCATCGAGTGTTCCTCACCGTCGGGAGACAGGAACTCTCTAGTTTTGCTCACCTCCAAGATATTTGGTTTTTGATGCGGGTTGTTGACCCACCTCACCCAGATGCTGTCATGCCTCCAGGATTAATATTATGTGATCGCGGGCCTTTTGCTCTCAATCAGGAGCGAGAAATTCTCAAATATCACAAAATTGATACTATCGTCAGCAAAAACAGCGGTGGTGATGCTACCTACGCCAAAATTATCGCCGCACGAGAACTTGGGCTACAGGTGGTAATGATTAATCGTCCCCCTAAACCACCAGGGGAACAAGTTACAGATGTGGAAGGCGCTCTAGGGTGGTTACTTGCTAAGTTGGGAAAGCAGCTGGAAACTAAAGGGATAGGGGATAGGGGATAG
- a CDS encoding DUF1636 domain-containing protein: MTATGNIAIANAAHVSTHSLFVCKTCASVWQDGKRVGVSGGEQLLKQLQDLALNWELKEQFAIHEVECMSACNRSCVVAFAAQGKTTYLFGDLAVDSSGAVLQCASQYYNKVDGVLPWSERPQVLKKGVLAKIPPLY, from the coding sequence ATGACTGCTACTGGTAATATAGCGATCGCTAATGCTGCTCATGTCTCGACTCACAGCTTATTTGTTTGTAAAACCTGTGCCAGTGTTTGGCAAGATGGCAAACGTGTAGGTGTGAGCGGTGGTGAGCAATTATTAAAACAATTACAAGACCTAGCTCTAAATTGGGAGTTAAAAGAACAATTTGCTATTCACGAAGTAGAATGCATGAGTGCTTGTAACCGCTCTTGTGTCGTCGCTTTTGCGGCTCAAGGTAAAACTACGTACCTGTTCGGCGATTTAGCTGTTGATAGCAGTGGTGCCGTGCTGCAATGTGCTAGTCAATACTACAATAAAGTTGATGGAGTATTGCCTTGGTCAGAGCGCCCGCAAGTTTTAAAAAAAGGCGTGTTAGCCAAAATTCCACCGTTGTATTGA